The Anas platyrhynchos isolate ZD024472 breed Pekin duck chromosome 1, IASCAAS_PekinDuck_T2T, whole genome shotgun sequence genomic sequence CCTGCTCAGTGAGTTTCAGCTGGCTGTTGAGCATTACCTTTCCTACATGCTTATTAGCTCAAACATCTGCAAAACCATCTGTGGCTGAGGTATGCAAGCCTTCATGGGTAGTAGTGctaaggagaggaaaaaaaaagcactggtTTGTCTTCAAACCCTTAGGTTACTGCTGTATTAATACAGGCAAGCTCCTGTTAATGGCCATAGTTTAAACTAGCAAAAGCGGTATGTTTGGGTTCAACTCCAGGCTCTTTAATTTACAATATACCACAGATGCTTTTCATCTGTCTGAAGGGTAGTTCAATATGTATTCCCACTGAGCACAGGAGGGTAAAATGGCAGCTGACTGCTCAGATTGCCACAGGTCCTTTGCTGCATAGAACCTGCTTGCTTGTATAGATGCCAAAGCATGTGTAATTTCCTTTTGCAATGCTGTAAGACTCTGCTTCCAGGGCATGAAGTAGGATATGTGCAGAAAGGTGAGGGATTGGGCACTTGAGGCTGTAGGGGAAGAAAGGCTGACTTGTATGCGTATGAGCTGCTGACCTTCAACAGCAGAAAAAGGGAAGTCTGGCCAGCAAGGAGAAATAGCAGGCTTATACTGCTCCCTGTACGTGTATTACAAAATGGATCCTTACAGGTCTGACTTGTGTCTTGTATTCTAACATGTTTAGATGAACTCTGGATACTGCTCTAGCAGCAGTGCTAGTTTCAATGACAGCATTGcttgaaagaacagaaaaccGTGCATCTGTAAAAGTCCTAGCTACCAAACCAGTTGCATttcacctttatttttcttaattactattttttaaggTGCAAACCTGAGGCCTAAGAAATATACACGATACATAAGTCTTTGTAGAAAGATAGCAGAGAATACTTGCTACAAATTTACCTGTGTTGTTTTagtatgtttttcttccatgtttctgCCCCAAGGGTAAGGAGGTGAGGGTGCTAGTAGGCAAATAATTGCTGGTAGATGTCCTGCAGAAATAGGTAAGATTGTTCTCAACACACCTATTGCTTAAATAGCTTTGGGGCTGTTTGCTCTGCATGCTGTGGTTTAGTTACTGCATTTACCTTGGAATTGTTCTGCAGAAATGGAGTGTTCCTTCATGGGTACATTATTCCCTTGGTTGCTCAGCCCCCAGGCCGCGTGCAGGTTTGGCAAGTGCACGTAGTTGCAGAGCTAGAGGGAAGATGCAAAGTGGCTGTTGGAATTCTGGAATGTGGGCTGGGAAGGACCAAGGATCAGGTAGCTGTGGAATGACACTGGACTTGGTCTTTTCATGCTGCTGGAGGTCTGTTACCTTGACATGCTTGAGTTACCCCAACTTGTGAAACAGCTGCACAGGTAATTGCAGCACTACTACCAAAAGTAGTGGAGATACAACTAATCCCTTGAGACTGGTATTTCCTAGCAGGTTTATAGTAGCTCTTCAAAGGAAGTAAGtgcatatcaaaaaaaaaaaagccttatctTTGTGGGATGCATTACATCTCTGCTAGCACTGCCACATCTTCTTGTGGCTGTGCTGTGAAAATGTGATTTCTGCAAACATGATTTGCTTGCTAGCAAATCTTACTAGGATCCAGCTGTAAGCTCACATGGAGTATTGAGAACATTCTCACCTGTTTCTGCAGGACACATACCAACAAATATCTGGCTGCTGGCATCCTCACTTCCATGTTAAGCTTGATACGTATTACAGCATGTGGGGTAAGCTGCACTTTCAGAATCTCTGCAGGTCAATGCTCTAGTTTGTTGAATCCCATCCAAACTGAACAAATTAAATCTAGTGCAAGCTATGTAGGCTAGGTTTTATCTCCTAATTTACTGGGTCCCAGCCTTAGCTGTCCTATAGGCAAAATAACAAGTAGGTAGTGTGGTGCAAGCAACCTCATTCCTTGCTCTCTCTGTCAATGTGGCCTGCAGCTATGTTTTACAAGCTACATATTTCTTCTGAGTGGCCCATGAGCAAGGGCTCACAGCCCTAGTTATCTCTGCAGTGCAGATAAAAGGTGTGACCTTTAATAGGTTCTTCCCTGCAGGCATTAGTAAGTGTTATATTTAGTCATCCAACTACCCTGCATGACTCAAACACTGAGCTACCATAACTTTGGAAATTTTCAGTAAAGCGTTGGCACACATCTCTTGCTTGGCCTATCATAACTAGCCAAAAGCATCTTAACCAATACCAAGCAGGTCAAGAGGCACAAAGGACCCAAAATCATGGCACTGAGcttaaaagcttttcctttcttgtaaGGGCCACATTACCTTCATGCCTCCAAAGTTTTGAAGAGCACCCTCGTGTCATACCTGTGAATTTCTTTCATAAAAACAAGACTAGAATTAATTTCTCATGTTTAATGAGAAATACCCTGCTCGTGCACAGGGTATGtctccagctgctgggctgtATCTGAATCACTAAATCTTTTAAATATCACAACACTGGCACTGCTGCCTGGGCTGAGCACTAAGACGCAGGCAAGTGAACCATTGCCAGATAATGAGGAAAGACTCAACTTTTTCACCTACAACTGTGTTTATTAGGATGACATGGAAAGGTTGCAGATAATATTCAGGGTAACTGCAAAGGAGCTGATAACTGATGTTATTGTACCGTGCCTTGAGATGTTAACCAGCATCTTAAAGCTGGCTTTCAGTTAAGCAGACCCAATTGATCCCCACCCTTCTGATGGTGTAGTGGTTGAAAGAACAAGTCTTTCTTGAGCAAAAGCACTTGGTGGGAGCAGGACAGGTGTGGGGCGTGGGACTGTgcttcaaaatgaaatgaaatgatctGAGTCAAAATCGATCTTCCAGAAGGCCCTATTTTTTCCAATTCACCCAGTTTACAGTACACAGCCCTATAAAAAGTGTAGCCCTGCATACGGTGTAGCTGTACAACTCAAAGGGTCAGAGAGTGGCTACATGAGGGAATGGAGGTAGGAACAAACAACTGTGAGGcatagaaaagcaaaacagcagatGGCCACACATACTATTCCAGTCTCAGACAACAAGTACTTTCATCTTATACTCATTTTCTTAACCATGACAGCTATTTCACATTAAGATAAAGTCATTTTTATCAGAGTCTGAGAGAAAACCTTTGATTCAGGGAAGTGGGACCCTGCTATTAAATATACTTTGATACACACATCTGTTTTTAGGTACTTAGATATCCATGCAGTATTAAAGTTAGAAATGATAGTACCACCGTGTCTTAGTCTTATTATGAAATATTGCTGGGTAGGAGAGATTTTTAAAGTAGGTGGGAGTTACCTTTCTGTCCCTCTGATTCTAGATATCTGGTCTTGCCAAGAACCATGAAGCTGATCCActgataaaaaaggaaaaatatctgtttaTAGTTTCAGATTCAAATCAGTAATAACAATAGAATATGGTTGCTATGGCTATTTCTTCTCCATCTGGGTTTCATTGCCTGgttataaagagaaaaaaatgcagaaaaacacaTAATCCAcctgaaaaaagtattttattttccaaattaaatgcacttttattttttctcaagaGGAAACAAGGAAAGATAGAAGAATGAGCTTATTTATCATTTTGATGCTTATAAGATCATCTCAATACCCTCTCTGCAAGCAGCTTGTCAAATCTCCCTTCATTATGCATTTCTTCACTCCTATGACTTGTGGCTAACCTACAGAACTGGTGGTCTAACCATCAGATGGATGCCCGTTGTGTGACAACAGCTTATCCACTGTCACTGAAAAGTATGCGACTAGCACCTCTACAGACAGCCCACATCTTCGTGTGCTCTGTACAGTGATGTGTGTACATGAGGTCCCCAAAGGAATCTTTGCCTACTCTGAGATAAGGTTCTGAGGTCCATAATTTGGAAGACCTAGGAGACAGTCTAGTCAGCCAGACCTTGGGCATATGAGGTAAGGGAATTTGGCTATATTTGCCAATAAAGAactgtgtgtgcgtgtgcatgtgtatgtgtaAACGCATATGAATGAAGGGCTATATGTATGCTTATGTGCTAGCACTTGTGTATCTGGGCATGCCTGCAGGCAAACGTTTAGATGCCAAAATTGGTTCTAGTTACATGATGCCCCTGAGTTGGAAATTACATGAATAATGAAGGAAGAGATGAGAATAAGATTTGCTTGCAAGGTACCCAAGTTCCCCACACACACAATGCTTAGGAATGATAGAGATGGTAGCCAGCAGTGGTTGGGAATGATGCCCCCATGGGCGCTGCGTGGTGAAAGTTACAGCCATCACCTGTCTTTGTGCCCGGATATTCCACACTGCCAGGACAGCTGTGATAAAAGTCTACTTTGTGCTGGGCAATGAAGCCCACCGTCTGCTGGACGCTGCAGGTGCCCCCACCTTTGCCAAAGACTCCTCCATCCTCGCTGGTCACAATCGCGTAAGCGTTCTGCCCTGCTCCGTAGTGCTGGCGGGGAGAAGACACTGTTTGGATGTTGCTGGCTGTATTGATTGGGTAGCCCTGGTGGAATTTTGGGTGCACATCCAGGTAAGTACTTGGTTGGAAGCtgttctgaaaaggaaagacaGTGAATCAAAACACAACATCTTGCACTGGTGTCCACAGACatgacacagaatcacagaatcatagaatggttcaGAAGGAatcttaaaaatcatctagttccaacacccttgccatgggcacagacaccttccactagaggGACTTCTGTCCCTTCGCATTTCACATTGTTTCTTGATCAGCAGCAGTGGGATGGCAGGGCAAGAAGATTCATGTCCATCTCCATAGCTCTGGTATGGATATGCAGTCAAATGCAATATTTAATATGCAATATTTAAGGAACACAATCATTCTCTGGAAGCATTTAAGTAGCACAGTCAGCCCATTGCCAGGCTACCAACAGGACATTGGAGAGCCGTGCCAAGTCTGTGCCTCTGTGCAAACCAGAAGGCATGGTGTGTTGTACCTGTACCTATATGGTTACATTGCCCATGTGTTCTTACTTGCGTGAGGCACTGAGCCCGAGCAGTCCACAGGATATGCTTCTGGCACCTTTTCAGCTTCATCCTCCTGTTCTGGAACCAAGTCTTCACCTAGATGGGGAAGGAAGACCAGAGAAAATATCAGCAAAGAGGGAGTAGTGACTGTTATCAGATTTACAAGCAGCAAAGAATCAGGGGAGAGTGGTCAGATGGCATAGATATATGGGGAGCAGCAGACAAAGCCCTTTAAGTGTTCCCTGGGGTTATTGCCAAGGGAGATGTCTGTCTAGCAGCCTCAGCAGGTGGCTAGTGCATCTGCATGTGggcagggggtggagggggcGGCATTATAGCCCTGTGTCAGTCACAGTTGTGACATACAAACTCATTGCAGTCACGGACAGCAATGACTGCTGCAAATTAA encodes the following:
- the LOC101791705 gene encoding homeobox protein NANOG (The RefSeq protein has 6 substitutions compared to this genomic sequence), which produces MCAQLALPPYQAYPGGSGMGYLEFCWSSAGDTGHVPVSAGPAAAASASPSPEAGQHRQTTEISPASSGSGNFSQFMPDSATSPHSASSSPQPTAKPQKGREDVMGTVKKGKSRTAFSEEQLQTLHRRFQAQKYLSPHQIRELAVALGLTYQQVKTWFQNRRMKLKRCQKHILWTARAQCLTQNSFQPSTYLDMHPKFHQGYPINAASNIQTVSSPRQHYGAGQNAYATVTSEDGGVFGKGGGTCSVQQTVGFIAQHKVDFYHSCPGSVEYPGTKTGDGCNFHHSAPMGASFPTTAGYHLYHS